Proteins from a genomic interval of Clostridium cochlearium:
- the tnpB gene encoding IS66 family insertion sequence element accessory protein TnpB (TnpB, as the term is used for proteins encoded by IS66 family insertion elements, is considered an accessory protein, since TnpC, encoded by a neighboring gene, is a DDE family transposase.) has protein sequence MLNIDKVEKVYLACGYTDLRKSIDGLVMIVQNQFKLDPFDKALFVFCNKKMDKLKILHFDEGFWLYYHRLEANRFKWPATAADALKINIDELRWLLKGYEVRTKSKFKPVKASNYY, from the coding sequence ATGTTAAATATAGATAAGGTAGAAAAAGTCTATCTTGCCTGCGGTTATACGGATTTAAGAAAAAGTATTGATGGTTTAGTTATGATAGTGCAAAACCAATTTAAGTTAGATCCTTTTGATAAAGCACTATTTGTTTTTTGCAACAAGAAAATGGATAAATTAAAAATTCTTCACTTTGACGAAGGTTTTTGGCTATATTATCACCGTTTAGAAGCTAATCGCTTCAAATGGCCAGCGACAGCTGCCGATGCATTAAAGATTAATATTGATGAATTACGTTGGCTTTTAAAAGGCTATGAAGTAAGAACAAAATCTAAATTTAAACCTGTAAAAGCAAGTAACTATTATTAA
- a CDS encoding CotH kinase family protein encodes MIKEKYITHISIISIVLCVCIIAGCLLFNPSNEKNALDISQPKYIDKLFTKDEVNEIDIIVNEKDWENLLKNAMDEDYIMGDIKINGEKFSSVGIRAKGNSSLKMVASDDTTDRYSLKIDFHEYIKNQTYYGLEKLALNNCISDATYMKEYLSYKMFKEMNIATPACSYAHIKINGQEWGLYLAVEVMEESFVERYFGSVSGNLYKPESTEAGGNPQPMTKNKDEIKNQMNKNPQENNIDNKPKPNSGKGGTNLVYNGDDLSNYYGIFDNATFNTTNKKDNQKVVEMIKNLNEGTNLEEYLDVDEILRYFAVNTFLVNLDSYAGNLKHNYYLYEQNGIFQILPWDLNLSFGGYEIRSGQSAINFPIDRPVSDTMENSPLISKLLEVEEYKEIYHKYLNTIVTKYIESGKYEADINRIHNLIAQYVKNDPTAFYTYEEYKNSLPILTQFGKDRAKSIIAQLNGEQPSTSYGTIETNVNLSLLGTMGGQGGKGPQDKENIHSENKSPMKDQLTNNKNMLNPETMEKESKPENIIPNRKPRNGFEQNSIKKQTLIIIAICCLLLFMGLMFVVNFNRRKYK; translated from the coding sequence ATGATAAAAGAAAAATATATAACTCATATATCCATTATTTCCATAGTGCTATGCGTATGTATAATAGCAGGTTGTCTATTATTCAATCCATCAAATGAAAAAAATGCATTGGATATATCTCAACCAAAATATATAGATAAGTTATTTACTAAGGATGAGGTAAACGAAATAGATATTATCGTCAATGAAAAGGATTGGGAAAATCTTCTTAAAAACGCTATGGATGAGGATTATATAATGGGTGATATAAAAATAAATGGAGAAAAGTTCTCTAGTGTTGGTATTAGAGCAAAAGGCAATTCCAGTTTAAAAATGGTAGCAAGCGACGACACCACTGACCGCTATAGTCTTAAAATCGACTTCCATGAATATATTAAAAATCAAACTTATTATGGCCTTGAAAAATTGGCTCTTAACAACTGTATATCTGATGCTACCTATATGAAAGAATACTTATCCTATAAAATGTTTAAAGAAATGAATATAGCAACACCAGCTTGTTCTTATGCTCACATAAAGATAAATGGTCAAGAATGGGGATTATATTTAGCTGTAGAAGTAATGGAAGAAAGCTTTGTAGAAAGATATTTCGGTAGTGTCTCAGGAAATCTATACAAACCAGAGAGTACAGAAGCTGGTGGAAATCCTCAACCTATGACTAAAAACAAAGATGAAATAAAAAATCAGATGAATAAAAACCCTCAAGAAAATAATATAGATAATAAACCAAAACCTAATAGTGGAAAAGGTGGTACAAATTTAGTATATAATGGGGACGATTTATCTAACTACTATGGGATCTTCGATAACGCAACGTTTAATACTACAAACAAAAAAGATAATCAAAAGGTTGTAGAGATGATAAAAAATCTTAATGAAGGTACTAATCTTGAAGAATATCTAGATGTAGACGAGATATTAAGATACTTTGCTGTAAATACCTTTCTTGTAAATCTTGATAGTTATGCTGGTAATCTAAAGCACAATTACTATCTATATGAACAAAATGGTATATTTCAAATATTGCCTTGGGATCTTAATCTATCATTTGGAGGATATGAAATAAGGTCTGGACAATCTGCCATTAACTTCCCAATAGATAGACCTGTAAGCGATACTATGGAAAATAGTCCTTTAATATCTAAACTATTAGAAGTTGAAGAATACAAGGAAATATATCATAAATATCTCAATACTATAGTAACTAAATATATAGAATCTGGTAAATATGAAGCTGATATAAATAGAATCCATAACCTAATAGCTCAGTATGTAAAAAATGATCCTACTGCCTTTTATACCTACGAAGAATACAAAAACTCATTACCAATACTTACACAGTTTGGAAAAGATAGGGCTAAAAGTATTATTGCCCAACTCAATGGAGAGCAGCCCTCTACCAGCTATGGAACTATTGAAACAAATGTGAATCTATCCCTTCTTGGAACCATGGGTGGTCAAGGAGGTAAAGGACCACAAGATAAAGAAAATATACATTCTGAGAATAAATCCCCCATGAAAGATCAATTAACTAACAATAAAAATATGCTTAACCCTGAAACAATGGAAAAAGAATCTAAACCTGAAAACATTATACCTAATAGGAAACCAAGGAATGGATTTGAACAAAACAGTATAAAAAAACAAACCTTAATTATTATAGCTATATGTTGCTTACTTTTGTTTATGGGATTAATGTTTGTAGTTAATTTCAATAGAAGAAAATATAAATAA
- the tnpA gene encoding IS66 family insertion sequence element accessory protein TnpA has protein sequence MYKKLDNDAWEEYLNKFNSVKDTITVKDFCAENNLNKSQFYYHKKRVEKAIESKEPVFQPISLNSKVDNTKENKSTLKEVKINVGNANILIPVSEATLITAIIKELILKC, from the coding sequence ATGTATAAAAAATTAGATAATGATGCTTGGGAGGAATATTTAAATAAATTTAACTCTGTTAAAGATACAATAACAGTGAAAGATTTCTGTGCTGAGAATAACCTTAATAAGAGTCAATTTTATTACCATAAAAAAAGAGTAGAAAAGGCAATTGAAAGTAAAGAACCTGTTTTTCAGCCTATTTCTTTGAATAGTAAAGTTGATAATACTAAAGAAAATAAATCTACATTAAAAGAAGTAAAAATTAATGTAGGCAATGCTAATATCCTTATTCCTGTTAGCGAAGCTACTTTAATAACAGCAATAATTAAGGAGTTAATTCTAAAATGTTAA
- a CDS encoding collagenase, with translation MKKSFLKALCCLAIVCSTVINTSAAVLAKDNGNTNIKLERTVNSKYTLGQLSKLSYDDLVDTLSSIRWNDITDLMQYNEGSKEFYSDNDRIQTLIDALIERGREYTSNDDKGIPTIIEVLRGGYYLSFYNKELKQLNEIEYKEKCIPAILSIENNPNFSLGSYAQNQIIKELGLLIGNTTSNDVIVNKLIPILKKYNDNIEESLKSNSEGQAVYNILSGVNYSIESYLFKSKKDVKSTSWFGNIDGFINEVERLALLGNVNSQNAWIINNGIYYTGKLAKLHSDKKIPQGVIEKTLKLYPYLGEQYFKAIESIKYDFNGTYLNGNKVDIKELREQGKNHYLKKTYTFDNGKMIIRTGDKVSQEKVKRLYWASKEVKAQFHRVIGNDEPLEKGNADDVLNIVIYNNPEEYKLNSTLYGYSTDNGGIYIEKIGTFFTYERTQRESIFSLEELFRHEFTHYLQGRYLVPGIWGKSDFYRGNNCRLTWFEEGSAEFFAGSTRENNILPRKSEVRGISSDVSRRFSLNKLLHSKYDSFEFYNYGFAFSDYIYNNNIDVLNNITNYVKNNDVKGYENYIEILSGNNNMNDKYQYHMQKLLDNYGTLTTPLVSDDYIKEHPRKSAKDIYSDIEKVTGLKNIKTVEEKGQFFNTFTLKGTYIGDISKGRLEDWKNMNSKSNEFLKVLDQYNWSGYKTLTCYFVNYRVNKQGQVEYDVVFHGILNDDVHEDVKKDIEINNKDSKVEDSKEVILDKKKDSANKDSFENAYGPLISDNKINGEFKDNDKDIYYFNVKTPGNIEISIENKDNMKISWQVVSEEDNNKCIAYPVTRGEFLNGTLNATKPGKYYVIVYRYSKEKGKYSLNIKGNLEEIQTREIEDNNSFEKANKISLNSDIFGETSKNDYADMYTFNVSEEREVNIELTKLDNGKLNWIVYNEDNLKQYIAYAKEHKDTMSNKFIAKPGKYYLYVYRINENGGKYKVSIKLFK, from the coding sequence ATGAAAAAAAGTTTTTTGAAAGCTTTATGTTGTTTAGCTATAGTCTGTAGTACAGTTATTAATACTTCAGCGGCAGTGTTAGCCAAGGATAATGGTAATACTAATATTAAGTTAGAAAGAACAGTAAATAGCAAATATACTTTAGGACAATTAAGTAAATTGTCTTATGATGATCTTGTAGATACATTGTCAAGTATAAGATGGAATGATATAACAGATCTTATGCAATATAATGAGGGATCAAAAGAGTTTTATTCTGATAATGATAGAATTCAAACATTAATTGATGCTTTAATTGAAAGAGGAAGAGAATATACATCTAATGATGATAAAGGAATACCAACAATAATTGAGGTGTTAAGAGGAGGATATTATTTATCATTTTATAATAAAGAATTAAAGCAATTAAATGAAATAGAGTATAAGGAAAAGTGTATTCCTGCTATACTTTCAATAGAAAATAATCCAAACTTTTCATTAGGGTCCTATGCTCAAAACCAGATTATAAAAGAATTAGGGTTATTAATAGGTAATACAACTTCAAATGATGTTATAGTTAACAAGTTAATTCCTATTCTAAAAAAATATAATGATAACATTGAGGAGAGTTTAAAAAGTAATTCAGAAGGACAAGCTGTATATAATATTTTAAGTGGAGTTAATTATTCTATTGAGTCCTATTTATTTAAATCTAAAAAGGATGTTAAAAGTACATCTTGGTTTGGTAATATAGATGGATTTATAAATGAAGTTGAAAGATTAGCTTTATTAGGCAATGTTAATTCACAAAATGCTTGGATTATAAATAATGGAATTTACTATACAGGAAAATTGGCTAAGCTTCATAGTGATAAAAAAATTCCTCAAGGTGTTATTGAAAAGACATTAAAATTATATCCATACCTTGGAGAACAATATTTTAAAGCAATTGAAAGTATTAAATATGATTTTAATGGTACATATTTAAATGGAAATAAAGTTGATATAAAAGAGTTAAGAGAACAAGGTAAAAATCATTATCTTAAAAAAACATACACTTTTGATAATGGAAAAATGATAATAAGAACTGGCGATAAGGTTTCACAAGAAAAGGTAAAAAGACTTTATTGGGCATCAAAAGAAGTAAAAGCACAATTTCATAGGGTTATTGGAAATGATGAGCCCTTAGAAAAAGGAAATGCTGATGATGTGTTAAATATAGTAATTTATAATAATCCTGAAGAATATAAATTGAATTCTACATTATATGGATATAGTACAGATAATGGTGGAATATATATTGAAAAAATAGGTACATTTTTTACCTATGAGAGAACTCAAAGAGAAAGTATTTTTAGTTTAGAAGAATTATTTAGACATGAATTTACGCATTACTTACAGGGTAGATATTTAGTTCCTGGAATATGGGGAAAATCAGATTTTTATAGGGGTAATAATTGTAGATTAACATGGTTTGAAGAAGGTTCAGCAGAGTTTTTTGCAGGTTCAACACGTGAAAATAATATATTACCAAGAAAATCTGAAGTAAGAGGAATTTCAAGTGATGTTTCACGAAGATTTTCCTTAAATAAATTATTACATTCAAAATATGATTCTTTTGAGTTTTACAATTATGGTTTTGCTTTTTCAGACTATATTTATAACAACAACATAGATGTTTTGAACAATATAACTAATTATGTAAAAAATAATGATGTAAAAGGATATGAGAATTATATAGAAATTTTAAGTGGTAATAATAATATGAATGATAAATATCAGTATCATATGCAAAAGTTATTGGATAACTATGGTACGTTAACAACACCACTTGTATCTGATGATTATATAAAAGAGCATCCACGTAAAAGTGCTAAAGATATTTATTCTGATATAGAAAAAGTTACAGGATTAAAGAATATAAAAACTGTAGAAGAAAAAGGACAATTTTTCAATACATTTACACTAAAAGGAACATATATAGGTGATATAAGTAAAGGTAGATTAGAAGATTGGAAAAATATGAATTCAAAATCTAATGAATTCTTAAAAGTATTAGATCAATATAATTGGTCTGGATATAAAACATTAACATGCTATTTTGTAAATTATAGAGTAAATAAGCAAGGACAAGTAGAATATGATGTTGTATTTCATGGGATATTAAATGATGATGTACATGAAGATGTGAAAAAGGATATTGAAATAAATAACAAAGATTCAAAAGTTGAAGATAGTAAGGAAGTTATACTAGATAAGAAAAAAGATAGTGCTAATAAAGATTCTTTTGAAAATGCGTATGGACCATTAATTTCAGATAATAAAATTAATGGAGAATTTAAAGATAATGATAAGGATATATATTATTTTAATGTAAAGACACCAGGAAATATAGAAATATCAATAGAGAATAAAGATAATATGAAAATTTCGTGGCAAGTGGTTTCAGAGGAAGATAATAATAAGTGTATAGCATATCCAGTTACTAGAGGAGAATTTCTAAATGGAACACTTAATGCTACAAAGCCTGGAAAGTATTATGTTATAGTATACAGATATTCTAAAGAAAAAGGAAAATATAGTTTAAATATTAAGGGGAATTTAGAAGAAATACAAACTAGAGAAATAGAAGATAACAATTCATTTGAAAAAGCTAATAAAATTAGTTTAAACTCTGATATATTTGGTGAAACTAGTAAAAATGATTATGCAGATATGTATACTTTTAATGTTTCAGAGGAAAGGGAAGTAAATATTGAATTAACAAAACTAGATAATGGAAAATTAAATTGGATAGTTTATAATGAGGATAATTTAAAACAATATATAGCATATGCTAAAGAACATAAAGATACTATGAGTAATAAATTTATAGCTAAACCAGGAAAATATTATTTATATGTTTATAGAATTAATGAAAATGGCGGTAAATATAAAGTAAGTATAAAATTATTTAAATGA